Part of the Sphingobacteriaceae bacterium genome, ATGAGTAAAGCTATGTTATAATCGAGTGCAATGATTTAAATGATTACTTAAATTTCAATGAGAAGTGACAAATTATAACGAAATTTGGGTATCTAATGTTACTGTTATTATGAAAAAAATCCTATTTATTTGCTCATTAAGTTTAATTGCACTTTTTACAAATGCGCAGCAGTTAAAATATTATTTAACTAGTTCTACAGGGCAGCCTTGGGGATCTACTTCTAATATTTTAAATATGAACACGGCCTTTGGTGCCGGTAACTGGGTACAAGGTGCTTTTCAAACAGTAAACGTTAATGCATTATTACAGCCTTCTGTTTGTTTAATCTATTGTGATGGTGGCTCAATGAATGCTACAGCAATGAATAACTTTTTAGTGGCCAATATGGCGGCAATTCAAACTTGGGTATTTAACGGAGGACGTTTATTCTTAAATGCCGGACCTAATCAAGGTGGTAATATGAACTATGGATTTGGTGGCGTTACTTTAAATTATGCTACTGGTCCATATTCACAACCGGGTTATGCTGCCACTGTTCCCCCACATCCTATTTATGCCGGACCTGCACCTATTACCGCTACAGTTCATAATGATAATTATTATTGTCATGGATACATTACTGGTCCCGGAATAACTCCAATTATTATTAATACAGTTACGGCATGGCAAGGTGTACAGCCTCCTAACCCAAAATGTATTCTCGCATCAAAACCTTGGGGTTCGGGTATGTGTTTATTTGGTTCAATGACCAATACTAGTTTTCATAATCCTCAGCCAAGTGCTGGTAACCTCCGTGCCAACATGTTAACCTGGTTAGCGGTATGCTGTATACAGCCAACCGTAACTGCGGTAGCCAATCCAACGGCTATTTGTTCAGGACAATCATCCACATTAACAGCGGGAGGCGCGGGAGTAGGAGGCACATATACTTGGAACCCTGGAGCAATAGTAGGCGCTACGGCAGTAGTAAGTCCAACGGCTACTACGATTTATACAGTATCCGGAACTACGAGTTTAAATTGTACAGGAACACAAACCGTGCAAGTGCTGGTAAATCCAACACCAACTATAACTGCAGTAGCTAATCCAACTTTTGTATGCATAGGATCATCAGCAACCGTTACTTTAAATGGAGCGAACACTTATACAACCAATTTGGGTAATATAGTAGGTTCACCAATTGTATTATCACCAACAGTTACCACAAACTATACAACCACAGGAACTTCTACAGCGGGATGCGTAGGAAGCGGAACTTTCCAATTACAAGTAGTTCCATTACCAACTGCGCAGGTACAAAACAATGGTCCGTTATGTGAAGGAGCAGCATTGAATTTATCAGTGAGCACGCAGGCCAGCTACACATGGAGTGGACCTGGTGGATTTGTTGATAACACACAGTTTCCTACGATACCTGTGACCACATTGGCCAATGGCGGGGTGTATACGGTTAACTTTACAGGCATGGGTGGTTGCAGTAATACAGCTACTACCAACGTAGTGATTAATCCATCACCAACCCTTATTATAGGAAGCAATAGTCCATTGTGTGAAAACACAGCATTAAATTTAACCGGATCGGGAGCAACTACATATACCTGGAGCGGACCGTTAGGTTTTAGCTCAAATCAACAAAATCCGGTAATCAATCCGGCATTACCTGTTCACTCAGGCGTATATACTTTAATGGGAACAGGAGTAGGAGGATGTTCAACATCTATAACCACAACAGTAACAGTAAACCCAACCCCAATAGTAACTACAGGAAATCACACGGTGTGTGAAAACTCACCGATCAATCACTTTGCCAATGGTGCAGCAACTTATGCATGGACCGGTCCGGGTGGATTTATATCCGGAGTTCAGAACCCGATTATACCGGCAGCCGCATTAGTACATAATGGACAGTTTGTGGTAGTAGGAACCAGTGCGCCGGGCTGTACAGCATCAGCAGTTTCCAATGTAAGTGTGATTGCTTTACCTGTAGCAAGTATCAGCGCTAACGCACCTTGCGTGGGAGGCACCTTAAACTTAAATGGTTCCGGAGGAAATTCCTATTCTTGGTTAGGTCCAAATGGTTTTGCCAGCAACTTATCCTCTCCATCAGTAAACAATGTTAGTTTATTGGATGGTGGATTATACAGTTTAGTAGTAACGGTGGGTATATGTACCAACGCAGCGGTGTATGATGTAACGGTAAATCCATTACCAAATCCGGTGTTAAACTCAAACTCTCCGGTGTGTGCCAAACAAACCATATTAATTAACGGTTCGGGAGGAATGACCTACACTTGGATAGGACCAAATAACTTTACTTCATCAGGTAACAATCTAACTATATCAAACGCTAACGTGGTGCATATTGGTACTTATACGGCAACGGCAACAGATTTAAATGGTTGTGTAAATACAGCTACATTAGCAATCAATGTAAACCCATTACCTGCAATCAGCGCAGTAGGTTCAACCTTGTGTGCTACAAAAACCATATCCATGGCAGCCACAGGAGGTACCTTGTATGCTTGGAGCGGGCCATTAGGATTTACCTCCAGCGGAGCATCGGTAACTATACCCAATGCGCAGAATGAACATAGCGGAAACTACACCATAACGGTAAATGATTTAAATGGTTGCAGCAGCACCTCGGTGGTGAACGTACACATTAATCCAACCCCTGTATTAAATGCGGGATACAACGGACCGTTATGTGCAAATCAAGATATTGTGTTTAATGCCAATGCGGCATCAGGGGTACAATACTTTTGGAGCGGACCAAACGGATTTTAAATACGACCCAAAACCCAACTTTAAAAAATGTTGGAGTAGAGGGAACAGGAGTTTATACGGTAATGGTAACAGACAATATTGGTTGTACCGGTTACCAGTATGTTCCGGTAGTGATTAGAGCATTGCCACAGGTAAAAATCACATCTGATAAAGTTGGAGGCTGTATACCGGTGTGTATCAACTTTGGAGTTGAAACAAGTGCGAATTTAAGTACAACCAGTTGGGATTTTGGTAACGGTAATGTAGGCAATGGTAACACAGGCATGGCTTGTTTCACTAAGCCGGGTAATTACAATATATCAAGCAGTTTTGTGGATATATACGGATGTGCCAACAAGGCTTACTATTCTGTAGAAGGGTATCCAATACCAACAGCTGATTTTAATATATCGCCGGTAAAGCCTGTGATATATGAGAATGTAGAATTTACCGATGCTTCTTACAATGCCAATGTAACCGGTTGGACTTGGAGTTTTTCTCATCTCAAAGCCAATCAGGTGATGTTTGGCCAGAACCAAACACTTAATTACGAAACGGCCGGCGCATATGCAGCGGTATTGATTGTGAGAAGTGATAAAGGTTGCGTGGATACAATAGTAAAAGAAGTAGTTATAGGAGATGATTTTGGAATTTATGTACCTGATGCTTTCTCACCAAACGGAGACGGAATAAATGATGTTTTCCAACCAAAAGGTTTTGGAATTGCGAAGTACGAGTTAATGATTTTTGATCGTTGGGGAGAGAAATTATTTACAAGCACGGATTTAGCACAAGGTTGGGATGGTAAGTTTACCAAGCGAGCCAATACCGATGTGAAACAGGATGTGTATGTATGGCAAATCCGATACACGAATATCCATGGTAAATCAAGTGAAGTAACCGGAAAAGTATCCATCATTAAATAACAAACAAAAAGTATAAAGAAAAAGGGATGTTCAATACATCCCTTTTTTTGTTGCCCATAGCAAAACAAAATCTAAATATTTTAGATTTCACCTTATTTTGAACTTTTGGGTGAATTGTGTGTTAACACGAGTATAGCTTCTTTATACTTTATTAAAAAATTGGCTTTTTCCTTGCTTTTTAGCGAACTTAGTCCCATAATAAAACCCTCGGTGATGAAAAAAATTATTCTTCTTTTAGCTTTGGTAATTTCAAGCTTAACTTTTAATGCACAACAGTTAAAATATTATTTAACTGATCAGGCAGGTCAACCTTGGGGTTCAATCACCAATATTACAGCCATGAACACGGCTTTTGGTGCCGGTAACTGGATACAAAGTTCATTTCAAGCAGTAAATGTTAATGCATTATTACAGCCTTCTGTTTGTTTAATCTATTGTGATGGTGGATCAATGGCTGCTACAGCAATGAATAATTTTTTAGTGGCCAATATGGCGGCAATTCAAACTTGGGTATTTAACGGAGGACGTTTATTTTTAAATGCAGCTCCAAATACTGGTGCAAATATGAATTACGGATTTGGTGGCGTTACTTTAAATTATGCCTGGGGCCCTTATTCAGCCCCCGGTTATGCAGCTACTTCTCCGGCACATCCAATTTATGTTGGTCCTGCCGTTGTTACCACAACTGTTCATAATGGAAACTGGTATTGTCACGGTTACGTTACAGGTCCGGGATTAAGTGTGATTATCAATAACACAGTTACAAATTGGTCAGGTACTCAACCTCCTGCACCGAAAATAATTCTCGCATCAAAACCTTGGGGTTCGGGTATGTGTTTATTTGGTTCAATGACCAATACAAACTGGCACACTCCGCAACCGAGCGCACTTAACCTCCGCGCTAATATGTTAACTTGGTTAGCGGTATGCTGTATACAGCCAACCGTAACTGCGGTAGCCAATCCAACGGCTATTTGTTCAGGACAATCATCCACATTAACAGCGGGAGGCGCGGGAGTAGGAGGCACATATACTTGGAACCCTGGAGCAATAGTAGGCGCTACGGCAGTAGTAAGTCCAACGGCTACTACGATTTATACAGTATCCGGAACTACGAGTTTAAATTGTACAGGAACACAAACCGTGCAAGTGCTGGTAAATCCAACACCAACTATAACTGCAGTAGCTAATCCAACTTTTGTATGCATAGGATCATCAGCAACCGTTACTTTAAATGGAGCGAACACTTATACAACCAATTTGGGTAATATAGTAGGTTCACCAATTGTATTATCACCAACAGTTACCACAAACTATACAACCACAGGAACTTCTACAGCGGGATGCGTAGGAAGCGGAACTTTCCAATTACAAGTAGTTCCATTACCAACTGCGCAGGTACAAAACAATGGTCCGTTATGTGAAGGAGCAGCATTGAATTTATCAGTGAGCACGCAGGCCAGCTACACATGGAGTGGACCTGGTGGATTTGTTGATAACACACAGTTTCCTACGATACCTGTGACCACATTGGCCAATGGCGGGGTGTATACGGTTAACTTTACAGGCATGGGTGGTTGCAGTAATACAGCTACTACCAACGTAGTGATTAATCCATCACCAACCCTTATTATAGGAAGCAATAGTCCATTGTGTGAAAACACAGCATTAAATTTAACCGGATCGGGAGCAACTACATATACCTGGAGCGGACCGTTAGGTTTTAGCTCAAATCAACAAAATCCGGTAATCAATCCGGCATTACCTGTTCACTCAGGCGTATATACTTTAATGGGAACAGGAGTAGGAGGATGTTCAACATCTATAACCACAACAGTAACAGTAAACCCAACCCCAATAGTAACTACAGGAAATCACACGGTGTGTGAAAACTCACCGATCAATCACTTTGCCAATGGTGCAGCAACTTATGCATGGACCGGTCCGGGTGGATTTATATCCGGAGTTCAGAACCCGATTATACCGGCAGCCGCATTAGTACATAATGGACAGTTTGTGGTAGTAGGAACCAGTGCGCCGGGCTGTACAGCATCAGCAGTTTCCAATGTAAGTGTGATTGCTTTACCTGTAGCAAGTATCAGCGCTAACGCACCTTGCGTGGGAGGCACCTTAAACTTAAATGGTTCCGGAGGAAATTCCTATTCTTGGTTAGGTCCAAATGGTTTTGCCAGCAACTTATCCTCTCCATCAGTAAACAATGTTAGTTTATTGGATGGTGGATTATACAGTTTAGTAGTAACGGTGGGTATATGTACCAACGCAGCGGTGTATGATGTAACGGTAAATCCATTACCAAATCCGGTGTTAAACTCAAACTCTCCGGTGTGTGCCAAACAAACCATATTAATTAACGGTTCGGGAGGAATGACCTACACTTGGATAGGACCAAATAACTTTACTTCATCAGGTAACAATCTAACTATATCAAACGCTAACGTGGTGCATATTGGTACTTATACGGCAACGGCAACAGATTTAAATGGTTGTGTAAATACAGCTACATTAGCAATCAATGTAAACCCATTACCTGCAATCAGCGCAGTAGGTTCAACCTTGTGTGCTACAAAAACCATATCCATGGCAGCCACAGGAGGTACCTTGTATGCTTGGAGCGGGCCATTAGGATTTACCTCTAGCGGAGCATCGGTAACTATACCCAATGCGCAGAATGAACATAGCGGAAACTACACCATAACGGTAAATGATTTAAATGGTTGCAGCAGCACCTCGGTGGTGAACGTACACATTAATCCAACCCCTGTATTAAATGCGGGATACAACGGACCGTTATGTGCAAATCAAGATATTGTGTTTAATGCCAATGCGGCATCAGGGGTACAATACTTTTGGAGCGGACCAAACGGATTTTTAAATACGACCCAAAACCCAACTTTAAAAAATGTTGGAGTAGAGGGAACAGGAGTTTATACGGTAATGGTAACAGACAATATTGGTTGTACCGGTTACCAGTATGTTCCGGTAGTGATTAGAGCATTGCCACAGGTAAAAATCACATCTGATAAAGTTGGAGGATGTATACCGGTGTGTATCAACTTTGGAGTTGAAACAAGTGCGAATTTAAGTACAACCAGTTGGGATTTTGGTAATGGTAATGTAGGCAATGGTAACACAGGCATGGCTTGTTTCACTAAGCCGGGTAATTACAATATATCAAGCAGTTTTGTGGATATATACGGATGTGCCAACAAGGCTTACTATTCTGTAGAAGGGTATCC contains:
- a CDS encoding gliding motility-associated C-terminal domain-containing protein, with protein sequence MERTKRILNTTQNPTLKNVGVEGTGVYTVMVTDNIGCTGYQYVPVVIRALPQVKITSDKVGGCIPVCINFGVETSANLSTTSWDFGNGNVGNGNTGMACFTKPGNYNISSSFVDIYGCANKAYYSVEGYPIPTADFNISPVKPVIYENVEFTDASYNANVTGWTWSFSHLKANQVMFGQNQTLNYETAGAYAAVLIVRSDKGCVDTIVKEVVIGDDFGIYVPDAFSPNGDGINDVFQPKGFGIAKYELMIFDRWGEKLFTSTDLAQGWDGKFTKRANTDVKQDVYVWQIRYTNIHGKSSEVTGKVSIIK
- a CDS encoding gliding motility-associated C-terminal domain-containing protein → MKKIILLLALVISSLTFNAQQLKYYLTDQAGQPWGSITNITAMNTAFGAGNWIQSSFQAVNVNALLQPSVCLIYCDGGSMAATAMNNFLVANMAAIQTWVFNGGRLFLNAAPNTGANMNYGFGGVTLNYAWGPYSAPGYAATSPAHPIYVGPAVVTTTVHNGNWYCHGYVTGPGLSVIINNTVTNWSGTQPPAPKIILASKPWGSGMCLFGSMTNTNWHTPQPSALNLRANMLTWLAVCCIQPTVTAVANPTAICSGQSSTLTAGGAGVGGTYTWNPGAIVGATAVVSPTATTIYTVSGTTSLNCTGTQTVQVLVNPTPTITAVANPTFVCIGSSATVTLNGANTYTTNLGNIVGSPIVLSPTVTTNYTTTGTSTAGCVGSGTFQLQVVPLPTAQVQNNGPLCEGAALNLSVSTQASYTWSGPGGFVDNTQFPTIPVTTLANGGVYTVNFTGMGGCSNTATTNVVINPSPTLIIGSNSPLCENTALNLTGSGATTYTWSGPLGFSSNQQNPVINPALPVHSGVYTLMGTGVGGCSTSITTTVTVNPTPIVTTGNHTVCENSPINHFANGAATYAWTGPGGFISGVQNPIIPAAALVHNGQFVVVGTSAPGCTASAVSNVSVIALPVASISANAPCVGGTLNLNGSGGNSYSWLGPNGFASNLSSPSVNNVSLLDGGLYSLVVTVGICTNAAVYDVTVNPLPNPVLNSNSPVCAKQTILINGSGGMTYTWIGPNNFTSSGNNLTISNANVVHIGTYTATATDLNGCVNTATLAINVNPLPAISAVGSTLCATKTISMAATGGTLYAWSGPLGFTSSGASVTIPNAQNEHSGNYTITVNDLNGCSSTSVVNVHINPTPVLNAGYNGPLCANQDIVFNANAASGVQYFWSGPNGFLNTTQNPTLKNVGVEGTGVYTVMVTDNIGCTGYQYVPVVIRALPQVKITSDKVGGCIPVCINFGVETSANLSTTSWDFGNGNVGNGNTGMACFTKPGNYNISSSFVDIYGCANKAYYSVEGYPIPTADFNISPVKPVIYENVEFTDASYNANVTGWTWSFSHLKANQVMFGQNQTLNYETAGAYAAVLIVRSDKGCVDTIVKEVVIGDDFGIYVPDAFSPNGDGINDVFQPKGFGIAKYELMIFDRWGEKLFTSTDLAQGWDGKFTKRANTDVKQDVYVWQIRYTNIHGKSSEVTGKVSIIK